One genomic window of Bdellovibrionota bacterium includes the following:
- the mfd gene encoding transcription-repair coupling factor, with translation MLNPLLSKRFDPSVPETWTGLTGSSPAFALASILAQGIRKMIVVSPTDEFLPRWIDDVAFFLNLFGGNEGIRLLPYPPRPTDLEPAQLSEPKLAQDRLSALYTLRTPDPPAAVFLSLQALAQKTLPLDHFERSKGKITQGQNLDRDSLIAQWIAAGYEQEPLVESPGTIAVRGGIVDIFPPHSDQPYRIEWLGDTVETIRKFDPATQRSLSRHDDMIWIPAREILLTPESAARAQRGLKELADERDLPRSARRPLEEAMSDRRFVEAMEPLWPLFYPTTSSFLEYAPVDCVWIALDPIGLRRERASLESAIVEAEKNLRSTEILACGPRDLFAPLEDVDRFLEKHVSLELSDVAIDTPDTRKGMTRFAFLSHDDLRHAIADRRKKTSPLTPVVEAVNTWRTWGFRTLFVTLNPTEAERLHALLSPYISDVQLAGNPSPAALEQAERHPIILVGQLSSGFSWDDGRLVILTDHDLFGDRKRSVAPEVRREDFFTSLAELAPGDPVVHLDHGVGLYRGLKRLNVAKTANDFLHLEYAGGDKLYVPVYRLNRIHKYVGADGGKPHLDRLGNASAWEKTRQKAKRAVEEMAQELIALYATRRIAAGHAVARPDEGYLSFEADFPYEETRDQLRAIEEVSADLETPKPMDRLICGDVGFGKTEVALRAAFRVAMDGKQAAVLVPTTILAQQHYETFRSRLSNYPVRVDYLSRFKSARAQKQVVAQLADGGLDVVIGTHRLLSKDVSFQNLGLLIIDEEHRFGVKHKEKIKQFRNKIDVLTLTATPIPRTLQLSLSGIRDLSVINTPPLDRKAIHTYLCRFDDGLIRGAIHQELERGGQVFFVHNRVQTIEAMKNYLARIVPKARIAVAHGQMSERRLEETMLRLFHHEFDVLLCTTIIESGLDVPNANTILINRADHMGLAQLYQLRGRVGRSDRPASAYLLIPGEELISQDAHKRLKVLKRFTELGSGLKVALHDLEIRGSGNLLGASQSGHIAAVGFELYTDLLEREVKRLKGEAVVEEVDPEIHCALPAFLPDDYVADTGERLVLYKRLSSIRSSEKMESLRAELTDRFGPLPPPAENLFRVIDLKLLALQYGISVLRLTGDRPSIEFSNRAAPHLDRILQLIRKDRRLSLRPDHRLVIELRPGAEPVEETKRILLALGT, from the coding sequence ATGTTGAACCCCCTGTTATCAAAGCGTTTTGATCCATCCGTTCCGGAGACCTGGACCGGCCTCACCGGCAGCTCCCCGGCCTTCGCTCTGGCTTCGATTCTGGCGCAGGGGATTCGAAAAATGATCGTCGTTTCTCCCACGGATGAATTTCTGCCGCGATGGATCGACGATGTCGCTTTTTTCCTCAATCTTTTTGGCGGCAACGAAGGCATTCGGCTGCTTCCCTATCCCCCCCGACCGACGGACCTCGAACCCGCGCAGCTTTCGGAACCGAAACTGGCCCAAGATCGGTTGAGCGCTCTTTACACGTTGCGCACGCCGGACCCGCCGGCGGCGGTCTTCCTTTCTCTCCAGGCGCTCGCACAAAAAACCCTGCCACTGGATCATTTCGAGCGATCTAAAGGAAAAATAACCCAGGGACAGAATCTCGACCGGGATTCGTTGATCGCCCAATGGATCGCGGCGGGCTACGAACAGGAGCCTTTGGTCGAATCTCCCGGAACCATCGCCGTCCGCGGCGGGATCGTGGACATCTTCCCGCCTCATTCCGATCAGCCCTACCGAATCGAATGGCTCGGCGACACCGTCGAGACGATCCGGAAGTTTGATCCCGCTACGCAGCGGTCGCTGTCACGCCACGACGATATGATTTGGATCCCGGCTCGCGAGATCCTTTTGACGCCGGAATCCGCCGCACGGGCGCAGAGAGGACTCAAGGAGCTGGCGGATGAGAGAGACCTTCCCCGAAGCGCCCGCCGCCCTCTCGAAGAAGCGATGTCCGACCGGCGATTCGTGGAGGCGATGGAGCCGCTCTGGCCGCTTTTCTATCCGACCACCTCATCTTTCTTGGAATACGCGCCGGTCGATTGTGTGTGGATCGCCCTCGATCCGATCGGTCTTCGCCGAGAGCGCGCTTCCCTTGAAAGTGCGATCGTCGAAGCCGAAAAAAATCTGCGCTCGACCGAAATATTGGCATGCGGGCCGCGCGATCTATTCGCGCCCTTGGAGGATGTCGACCGATTCCTGGAAAAACACGTTTCTCTCGAATTATCCGATGTCGCTATCGACACCCCAGATACAAGAAAGGGGATGACACGTTTCGCCTTTTTGTCCCATGACGATCTTCGACATGCGATCGCCGACCGCCGAAAAAAAACTTCCCCGCTGACTCCGGTGGTCGAAGCCGTCAATACGTGGCGAACGTGGGGCTTTCGCACATTGTTCGTAACCCTCAACCCGACGGAAGCCGAGAGGCTCCATGCCCTTCTCTCGCCTTATATCTCTGACGTCCAGTTAGCCGGGAATCCCTCCCCTGCTGCTCTTGAGCAAGCCGAACGGCATCCCATAATTCTCGTCGGTCAACTCTCTTCGGGATTCAGCTGGGACGACGGCCGGCTGGTTATCCTGACCGATCACGATCTTTTCGGGGATCGAAAGCGTTCCGTGGCTCCGGAAGTGCGTCGGGAAGATTTCTTCACCTCTCTCGCGGAACTGGCCCCGGGCGATCCGGTGGTTCACCTCGATCACGGCGTCGGCCTTTATCGAGGGCTCAAACGGCTCAACGTCGCGAAAACAGCGAATGACTTCCTTCATTTGGAGTACGCCGGCGGGGACAAACTTTATGTGCCGGTTTACCGCTTGAACCGGATTCATAAGTATGTGGGAGCCGACGGCGGGAAACCGCATCTCGATCGATTGGGCAACGCGTCGGCCTGGGAAAAAACCCGGCAAAAGGCCAAACGCGCCGTGGAAGAAATGGCGCAGGAGCTAATCGCCCTCTACGCCACGCGGCGAATCGCCGCCGGCCACGCGGTGGCTCGACCGGATGAAGGTTATTTGTCCTTCGAAGCCGATTTTCCTTACGAGGAAACGCGCGACCAGCTTCGCGCGATCGAAGAGGTGTCGGCGGACCTTGAAACCCCCAAACCGATGGACCGGCTGATCTGCGGCGATGTCGGCTTCGGCAAGACCGAGGTGGCGCTTCGCGCGGCGTTTCGGGTCGCGATGGACGGGAAACAAGCGGCGGTGCTGGTTCCAACGACGATTCTCGCGCAACAACATTACGAGACGTTTCGTTCCCGCCTCAGCAACTACCCGGTTCGCGTCGACTATTTGAGCCGTTTCAAGTCTGCCCGCGCCCAAAAGCAAGTCGTGGCTCAATTGGCGGACGGCGGCCTGGACGTCGTGATCGGCACGCACCGTCTTCTTTCCAAGGACGTTTCGTTTCAGAATCTGGGGCTCTTGATCATCGATGAGGAACATCGCTTCGGCGTGAAGCACAAAGAGAAGATCAAACAATTTCGGAACAAGATCGATGTCCTCACGCTGACGGCCACGCCGATTCCGCGGACGCTTCAACTCTCGCTCTCGGGAATTCGCGATCTCTCCGTCATCAACACTCCGCCTCTGGACCGAAAGGCCATCCATACCTACCTCTGCCGTTTCGACGACGGACTGATCCGCGGGGCGATTCACCAGGAACTCGAACGGGGCGGGCAGGTGTTTTTCGTCCACAACCGCGTCCAGACGATCGAGGCCATGAAAAATTACCTGGCCCGGATCGTCCCCAAGGCGCGGATCGCCGTCGCTCACGGCCAGATGTCGGAACGAAGGTTGGAAGAAACGATGCTCCGACTTTTCCACCACGAATTCGACGTCCTACTTTGCACAACGATCATCGAATCGGGGTTGGACGTTCCCAACGCCAACACCATCCTCATCAACCGCGCGGATCACATGGGTTTGGCTCAGCTCTATCAGCTTCGCGGCCGGGTCGGCCGCTCCGACCGGCCCGCTTCGGCTTATCTTCTCATTCCCGGCGAGGAGCTGATCAGCCAAGATGCCCACAAGCGCCTCAAGGTCCTGAAACGATTTACCGAACTTGGTTCGGGATTGAAGGTCGCCCTCCATGACCTGGAAATTCGAGGTTCGGGCAATCTGCTGGGAGCCTCTCAATCGGGCCATATCGCCGCCGTCGGTTTCGAACTGTACACCGACCTTTTAGAGCGAGAGGTGAAGCGTCTTAAAGGCGAAGCGGTCGTGGAGGAGGTTGACCCGGAGATTCACTGTGCGTTGCCTGCTTTCCTCCCCGACGATTACGTCGCGGATACCGGAGAGCGCCTGGTCCTCTACAAGCGCTTGTCGTCGATCCGGTCTTCCGAAAAGATGGAATCCTTACGCGCGGAGCTGACCGACCGTTTCGGTCCACTACCGCCTCCCGCCGAAAACCTCTTTCGCG
- a CDS encoding peptidylprolyl isomerase produces MNTASVKEAVIETKFGKIVFEFLPELAPKHVENFKSLASSGFYNGTTFHRVIPGFMIQGGDPNTKSEDRSQHGKGGPGYTVPAEFSKEKHLRGIVSMARSSDPNSAGSQFFIVVKDSPWLDGQYTVFGRVKEGLDVVDKIVSLPRDARDNPNDRVDMKVSLQ; encoded by the coding sequence GTGAATACCGCATCCGTCAAAGAGGCTGTGATTGAAACGAAATTTGGAAAAATCGTGTTTGAGTTTTTGCCGGAGCTAGCCCCGAAGCATGTCGAGAATTTCAAAAGTCTCGCGTCGTCGGGTTTTTATAACGGGACGACGTTTCACCGGGTCATCCCGGGATTCATGATTCAGGGGGGTGACCCGAACACGAAGAGCGAAGACCGGTCTCAGCACGGCAAGGGCGGTCCCGGCTACACGGTGCCCGCGGAATTCAGTAAAGAGAAACATCTTCGGGGTATCGTTTCCATGGCGCGCTCCTCCGACCCGAACAGCGCCGGGAGCCAGTTTTTCATCGTCGTGAAGGATTCGCCTTGGTTGGACGGTCAATACACCGTCTTCGGGCGCGTCAAGGAAGGGCTGGACGTCGTGGACAAAATCGTGAGTTTGCCTCGCGACGCTCGCGACAATCCTAACGATCGCGTCGATATGAAGGTTTCTCTTCAATGA
- a CDS encoding PilZ domain-containing protein, with product MARDVEQDRLYLDRRSSPRVMFRSAVRFSPDATFPLKMEQGLTQDVSVRGMKLLTPVVPDRTRPMDVWIPLEDDDVVHAKASVVWVEVEDALGDSPYWIRTGITLTIRKKGDRKRFLKLIARKSHTEQSKLEEADSKVGYVF from the coding sequence TTGGCCCGGGATGTGGAACAAGACCGCCTTTACCTCGATCGCCGGAGTTCACCGCGCGTAATGTTTCGGTCGGCGGTGCGGTTTTCACCCGACGCCACCTTCCCTCTCAAAATGGAACAGGGCCTGACTCAAGATGTCAGCGTGCGTGGAATGAAGCTCCTCACGCCCGTCGTCCCGGACCGAACCCGCCCGATGGACGTGTGGATCCCCCTCGAAGACGATGACGTCGTGCACGCCAAAGCGTCGGTGGTCTGGGTTGAGGTGGAGGATGCTCTTGGCGACAGTCCCTATTGGATCCGAACCGGAATTACGCTGACCATCCGAAAGAAGGGGGATCGAAAGCGTTTCCTCAAGCTCATCGCCCGGAAATCACATACTGAACAGAGCAAGCTCGAAGAGGCCGATTCAAAAGTCGGCTACGTCTTTTAA
- a CDS encoding PilZ domain-containing protein: MASFREQGPTERFEKRKHFRFAVQLPVQLGFQRDDMSSICTNLSWQGVSVETALRLTVSERLAVTVTIAPKEEPLRMLGQVVWKRDTGAVDTENQPVAELGIRFLRPLPSPWKTYEEDEMEFDPRAEEDLPQIIPFRRA, encoded by the coding sequence ATGGCCTCTTTTCGAGAGCAAGGTCCGACAGAACGATTTGAAAAACGGAAACATTTTCGCTTTGCCGTCCAACTGCCTGTTCAGCTCGGTTTCCAACGCGATGATATGTCGTCGATTTGCACCAACCTGAGCTGGCAGGGCGTGTCCGTGGAAACCGCACTACGCCTGACGGTCAGCGAACGTCTGGCGGTCACCGTCACGATCGCTCCAAAAGAAGAGCCGCTTCGAATGCTTGGACAAGTTGTATGGAAGCGCGACACCGGTGCCGTCGATACCGAGAATCAACCGGTAGCCGAACTCGGCATACGCTTTCTCCGCCCCCTTCCGAGCCCTTGGAAGACATACGAGGAAGACGAAATGGAATTCGATCCCCGCGCAGAGGAGGACCTCCCCCAGATCATCCCCTTTCGGAGAGCGTAA